The following proteins are co-located in the Rattus norvegicus strain BN/NHsdMcwi chromosome 19, GRCr8, whole genome shotgun sequence genome:
- the Dlg5l16 gene encoding uncharacterized protein Dlg5l16 isoform X2 has product MFSHLCKRFGRGNVDCGETRVKESGLSSQKAGRETSPPETAISKKQAKKEKERLIKELQLITEERNDLRDCLRFLTERSMNNRPYFRSNPYFEDLDRMEEAVMSILHNLEMENTEIHENNHKLKKEITFSINLLSQLLMENTCRKKLLPLRQESKEVHLHWAPIQKYLVDCNKNDKDQEPQDPASSGLRECKRAGIGHTPGRELPEE; this is encoded by the exons ATGTTTTCCCATCTttgcaagcgttttgggagggggaatgtcgattgtggagagactagagtgaaggagtctggcctttcatctcaaa aggctgggagagaaacatcaccCCCTGAAACTGCCATAAgcaagaagcaggccaagaaggaaaaggagaggctgattaaagagctgcagctcattaccgaggagagaaatgacctgagagattgcctgaggtttctgacagagagatccatgaacaACAG gccctACTTCAGGTCAAATCCATATTTTGAAGACCTGGatagaatggaggaggcggtcatgtcaattctgcacaacttagagatggagaacactgagatccatgagaacaaccataagctgaagaaggagattaccttctctat caacctgctcagccagctcctgatggagaacacatgtaggaagaagttgctcccactgaggcaggagagcaaggaggtacatcttcaTTGGGCACCGatccagaaatatttggttgactgcAACAAGAATGATAAAGACCAGGAACCTCAggacccagcatcatctg gtctcagagagtgcaagagagctggaattggacacacaccaggaagagagcttcctgaagaataa
- the Dlg5l16 gene encoding uncharacterized protein Dlg5l16 isoform X1, with protein MFSHLCKRFGRGNVDCGETRVKESGLSSQSNDGQRQRFWGRCKAGRETSPPETAISKKQAKKEKERLIKELQLITEERNDLRDCLRFLTERSMNNRPYFRSNPYFEDLDRMEEAVMSILHNLEMENTEIHENNHKLKKEITFSINLLSQLLMENTCRKKLLPLRQESKEVHLHWAPIQKYLVDCNKNDKDQEPQDPASSGLRECKRAGIGHTPGRELPEE; from the exons ATGTTTTCCCATCTttgcaagcgttttgggagggggaatgtcgattgtggagagactagagtgaaggagtctggcctttcatctcaaagtaatgatggacaaagacagcgcTTCTGGGGAAGGtgta aggctgggagagaaacatcaccCCCTGAAACTGCCATAAgcaagaagcaggccaagaaggaaaaggagaggctgattaaagagctgcagctcattaccgaggagagaaatgacctgagagattgcctgaggtttctgacagagagatccatgaacaACAG gccctACTTCAGGTCAAATCCATATTTTGAAGACCTGGatagaatggaggaggcggtcatgtcaattctgcacaacttagagatggagaacactgagatccatgagaacaaccataagctgaagaaggagattaccttctctat caacctgctcagccagctcctgatggagaacacatgtaggaagaagttgctcccactgaggcaggagagcaaggaggtacatcttcaTTGGGCACCGatccagaaatatttggttgactgcAACAAGAATGATAAAGACCAGGAACCTCAggacccagcatcatctg gtctcagagagtgcaagagagctggaattggacacacaccaggaagagagcttcctgaagaataa
- the Dlg5l16 gene encoding uncharacterized protein Dlg5l16 isoform X3: MMDKDSASGEEAGRETSPPETAISKKQAKKEKERLIKELQLITEERNDLRDCLRFLTERSMNNRPYFRSNPYFEDLDRMEEAVMSILHNLEMENTEIHENNHKLKKEITFSINLLSQLLMENTCRKKLLPLRQESKEVHLHWAPIQKYLVDCNKNDKDQEPQDPASSGLRECKRAGIGHTPGRELPEE; this comes from the exons atgatggacaaagacagcgcTTCTGGGGAAG aggctgggagagaaacatcaccCCCTGAAACTGCCATAAgcaagaagcaggccaagaaggaaaaggagaggctgattaaagagctgcagctcattaccgaggagagaaatgacctgagagattgcctgaggtttctgacagagagatccatgaacaACAG gccctACTTCAGGTCAAATCCATATTTTGAAGACCTGGatagaatggaggaggcggtcatgtcaattctgcacaacttagagatggagaacactgagatccatgagaacaaccataagctgaagaaggagattaccttctctat caacctgctcagccagctcctgatggagaacacatgtaggaagaagttgctcccactgaggcaggagagcaaggaggtacatcttcaTTGGGCACCGatccagaaatatttggttgactgcAACAAGAATGATAAAGACCAGGAACCTCAggacccagcatcatctg gtctcagagagtgcaagagagctggaattggacacacaccaggaagagagcttcctgaagaataa
- the Dlg5l16 gene encoding uncharacterized protein Dlg5l16 isoform X4, which yields MNNRPYFRSNPYFEDLDRMEEAVMSILHNLEMENTEIHENNHKLKKEITFSINLLSQLLMENTCRKKLLPLRQESKEVHLHWAPIQKYLVDCNKNDKDQEPQDPASSGLRECKRAGIGHTPGRELPEE from the exons atgaacaACAG gccctACTTCAGGTCAAATCCATATTTTGAAGACCTGGatagaatggaggaggcggtcatgtcaattctgcacaacttagagatggagaacactgagatccatgagaacaaccataagctgaagaaggagattaccttctctat caacctgctcagccagctcctgatggagaacacatgtaggaagaagttgctcccactgaggcaggagagcaaggaggtacatcttcaTTGGGCACCGatccagaaatatttggttgactgcAACAAGAATGATAAAGACCAGGAACCTCAggacccagcatcatctg gtctcagagagtgcaagagagctggaattggacacacaccaggaagagagcttcctgaagaataa